A genomic segment from Yimella sp. cx-51 encodes:
- a CDS encoding Rv3654c family TadE-like protein, which translates to MNPAERERGSGTVLVLGALAVAMLLFGSVLVLAGAQQASARARAAADLASLAAAGAAARGEAACAAAGHVASANGGRLIACTDLGAGDFEIVAAVRPKLARLGDAVARARAGPARAPVSGPPTARPARDAAP; encoded by the coding sequence GTGAATCCGGCTGAACGCGAACGAGGTTCGGGCACGGTGCTCGTCCTCGGCGCGCTCGCGGTGGCGATGCTGCTCTTCGGTTCCGTGCTGGTGCTGGCCGGTGCACAACAGGCTTCGGCGCGAGCCCGCGCTGCTGCCGACCTGGCGTCGTTGGCTGCAGCGGGCGCGGCCGCCAGGGGAGAGGCGGCATGCGCCGCGGCCGGGCACGTCGCCTCGGCAAACGGCGGGCGCCTGATCGCCTGCACCGACCTCGGTGCGGGCGACTTCGAGATCGTCGCGGCTGTCCGCCCGAAGCTCGCGCGGTTGGGCGATGCCGTCGCGAGGGCGCGGGCCGGTCCGGCGAGGGCACCGGTCAGCGGTCCGCCGACAGCTCGTCCAGCACGAGACGCAGCACCGTGA